GTACTGGCATGAACAGGGAAACGGGAAAATCGAGGACATCATGGAGCAGGTGCTGAGCAGCCGGAAATATTCGGCGGATAATAAAATCTTCACCACCACCCTGGTCAAGACGACCATTGATAACCTGGCCAGCATTGACCTTGCGATCGTCAAGGTATTAAAGAACTGGCAGCTTGACCGGGTATCGCTTATTGACAAGCTGATCCTCCGTATCGGCGTATGCGAGATCCAATACATTCCCGAAATCCCGTACGAGGTCGCGATCAATGAAGCCATCGAGATCAGCAAAAAATACGGTGACGAGGATTCGCCGAAGTTCGTGAACGGCATCCTGGACGCGATCGCCAGCGCAGCAAAGG
This window of the bacterium genome carries:
- the nusB gene encoding transcription antitermination factor NusB, with translation MSRRRARELALRILYWHEQGNGKIEDIMEQVLSSRKYSADNKIFTTTLVKTTIDNLASIDLAIVKVLKNWQLDRVSLIDKLILRIGVCEIQYIPEIPYEVAINEAIEISKKYGDEDSPKFVNGILDAIASAAKGDRKAKDH